In a genomic window of Flavobacterium lipolyticum:
- a CDS encoding PAS domain-containing protein: MKTNKFEEVSHRNSVPIMAWDFHCEHLKELKAILTDVKKVNKISTQFIWDAKNLEIEERIKNEVVLVTDLDLKIVFASNGIRKMTGYKEEEVLGKTPKMFQGPATSKVVLKEIKEAIQQRIPFEKTIENYRKDGRTYKCKINALPVFNLKGQLSHFIAFESEELD, encoded by the coding sequence ATGAAAACGAATAAATTTGAAGAAGTTTCTCATCGTAATTCAGTCCCTATTATGGCTTGGGATTTTCATTGTGAACATTTAAAAGAATTAAAAGCGATTCTTACGGATGTAAAGAAAGTGAATAAAATTTCGACTCAGTTTATCTGGGACGCTAAAAATCTGGAAATTGAAGAACGGATAAAAAATGAAGTAGTTCTGGTTACCGATTTGGATTTGAAGATCGTTTTTGCTTCAAATGGAATCAGAAAAATGACAGGTTATAAGGAAGAAGAAGTTTTGGGTAAAACTCCGAAGATGTTTCAGGGACCGGCAACTTCAAAAGTAGTACTTAAAGAAATAAAAGAAGCCATTCAGCAACGAATTCCTTTTGAAAAAACAATTGAAAACTACAGAAAAGATGGCAGAACTTATAAATGTAAAATCAATGCACTTCCTGTTTTTAATTTAAAAGGACAGTTGTCGCATTTCATTGCTTTCGAAAGTGAAGAATTGGACTAA
- the dinB gene encoding DNA polymerase IV, which yields MSETPTYRKIIHIDMDAFYASVEQMDNPALRGKPVAVGGSENRGVVSAASYEARKFGVRSAISGVLAKKYCPEIIFVRPRFERYKEISNKIHKIFHDYTDLVEPLSLDEAYLDVTQNKKGNPSASLLAQEIRLRILNEVGLTASAGISINKFVAKIASDVNKPNGQKTVNPDEVLSFLEELPIRKFYGVGKVTTEKMYQLGIFTGADLKSKEVAFLEKHFGKSGAFYYNVVRGIHNSEVKASRVTKSVAAEHTFDVNLSSEIFMLEQLEKIAASLEKRLKKYNISGKTVTLKIKYSDFTQQTRSKTLPYFISDKSLILETVEELLYQERMKDSVRLLGISLNNLNTEEKKAVVVQLKFSF from the coding sequence ATGTCTGAAACGCCTACATATCGAAAAATCATTCATATTGATATGGATGCTTTTTATGCTTCAGTAGAGCAGATGGATAATCCCGCTTTGCGCGGAAAACCTGTTGCTGTTGGCGGATCGGAGAATAGAGGCGTAGTCTCGGCTGCGAGTTACGAAGCGCGAAAGTTTGGTGTACGAAGTGCCATAAGTGGTGTTCTGGCCAAAAAATATTGTCCGGAAATTATTTTCGTTCGTCCGCGATTTGAGCGTTACAAAGAGATCTCGAATAAAATTCATAAAATATTTCATGACTACACCGATCTGGTTGAACCTCTTTCGCTGGACGAAGCTTATCTTGATGTGACACAAAACAAGAAAGGCAACCCAAGCGCAAGTTTGCTTGCACAGGAAATTAGACTCCGAATTTTGAATGAAGTAGGGCTCACGGCCTCTGCGGGAATTTCGATTAATAAGTTTGTAGCGAAAATTGCATCGGATGTTAACAAACCAAATGGACAGAAAACCGTTAATCCGGACGAGGTTTTAAGCTTTTTGGAAGAACTGCCCATTCGGAAGTTTTATGGTGTTGGAAAAGTGACCACCGAAAAAATGTACCAATTGGGAATCTTTACAGGAGCAGATCTTAAGAGCAAAGAAGTAGCGTTTTTGGAGAAACATTTCGGAAAATCGGGGGCTTTTTATTACAATGTGGTTCGCGGAATTCATAATAGTGAAGTAAAAGCGTCTCGTGTAACTAAGTCAGTTGCGGCAGAGCACACCTTCGATGTCAACTTATCCTCTGAAATTTTTATGCTCGAACAGCTTGAAAAGATTGCAGCATCTTTAGAAAAACGATTAAAAAAGTATAACATCTCGGGTAAGACCGTGACGCTTAAAATCAAATACAGCGATTTTACGCAACAAACACGCAGTAAAACGCTGCCATACTTTATTTCCGATAAAAGTTTGATTTTAGAGACCGTAGAGGAGCTTCTGTATCAGGAACGAATGAAAGATTCGGTTCGATTGCTTGGCATTTCTCTGAACAATTTAAATACAGAAGAAAAAAAGGCAGTAGTAGTACAACTTAAATTTTCCTTCTAA
- a CDS encoding metallophosphoesterase family protein, with product MRTFVIGDIHGGLLALEQVMKKAKVTTQDTLIFLGDYVDGWSQSPQVIEYLMDLKSKQNCICIRGNHDELLLSWFKSKTEDVDETLWFKHGGEATVLAYEKLSAEEKQTHIAFLESLEDYYLDDQNRLFVHAGFTNLNGVKYEYFPKLFYWDRTLWETALSLDPTLKIGDVLYPKRFTLYKEIYIGHTPVTRIGETTPVQKANIWNVDTGAAFKGPLTILNVDTKDFWQSEPLNELYFSEKGRN from the coding sequence ATGCGAACATTTGTTATAGGCGACATACACGGCGGATTACTCGCGCTTGAACAAGTGATGAAAAAAGCCAAAGTTACCACACAAGATACTCTTATTTTTTTAGGCGATTATGTTGACGGATGGAGCCAATCTCCGCAAGTAATTGAATATTTAATGGACTTAAAAAGTAAGCAAAATTGCATTTGCATCAGAGGAAATCACGATGAACTGCTTTTGTCCTGGTTTAAAAGCAAAACAGAAGACGTTGACGAAACTTTATGGTTCAAACATGGTGGTGAAGCGACTGTTCTGGCTTACGAAAAACTGAGTGCGGAAGAAAAACAGACACATATCGCTTTCCTCGAATCATTGGAAGACTATTACCTTGACGATCAAAACCGATTATTTGTTCACGCAGGTTTTACCAATCTGAATGGCGTCAAATATGAATATTTTCCAAAATTATTCTATTGGGACAGAACACTTTGGGAAACTGCTCTTTCATTAGATCCTACTTTAAAAATCGGTGATGTACTTTATCCTAAGCGTTTTACGTTGTATAAAGAAATCTATATCGGACATACTCCTGTGACCCGAATTGGCGAAACAACACCTGTACAAAAAGCAAATATATGGAACGTTGATACTGGTGCCGCTTTTAAAGGCCCGTTGACTATTTTAAACGTCGACACTAAAGATTTCTGGCAGAGCGAACCGTTAAATGAACTGTATTTCTCTGAAAAAGGTAGGAATTAA